In Isoptericola jiangsuensis, the following proteins share a genomic window:
- a CDS encoding type II secretion system F family protein: MGVVVGLVGGAGLFSVWWSCWERPPRARRRSARQQRVQDLLVQAGAPTVTPGGLYAVSAGAAAVVLLVVVALTRSGVIAAAFAAIAAVAPGALVRARARRRRDDLRQVWPDVVDHLSSGVRAGLSLPEAVAQLGERGPVPLREPFARFAADYRATGRFGECLDLLKDRLADPVADRIVEALRLTREVGGTDLGRLLRSLSEFLREDARTRGELEARQSWTVNGARVAAAGPWVVLALLATRPQTAAAYDSAAGVAVLASGAVCTVVAYRVMRRIGRLPEERRVLR; this comes from the coding sequence ATGGGTGTCGTCGTGGGTCTCGTCGGGGGTGCGGGGCTGTTCAGCGTCTGGTGGTCGTGCTGGGAGCGTCCGCCCCGGGCGCGTCGCCGCAGCGCACGCCAGCAGCGGGTGCAGGACCTCCTCGTCCAGGCGGGTGCACCGACGGTCACCCCCGGCGGGCTCTACGCGGTCAGCGCGGGCGCGGCGGCCGTCGTCCTCCTCGTCGTCGTCGCCCTCACCCGGTCCGGCGTCATCGCGGCCGCGTTCGCCGCTATCGCCGCCGTCGCGCCCGGTGCGCTCGTGCGGGCCCGCGCCCGACGACGGCGCGACGACCTGCGGCAGGTGTGGCCCGACGTCGTCGACCACCTCTCCTCCGGCGTGCGGGCCGGGCTGTCGCTGCCCGAGGCCGTCGCGCAGCTCGGGGAGCGGGGACCCGTCCCCCTGCGCGAGCCGTTCGCGCGGTTCGCGGCCGACTACCGGGCGACCGGACGCTTCGGGGAGTGCCTCGACCTGCTCAAGGACCGGCTCGCGGACCCCGTCGCCGACCGTATCGTCGAGGCGCTTCGCCTGACCCGCGAGGTCGGCGGCACCGACCTCGGCCGGCTGCTGCGCAGCCTGTCGGAGTTCCTGCGCGAGGACGCCCGCACCCGCGGTGAGCTCGAGGCACGTCAGTCCTGGACCGTGAACGGCGCCCGTGTCGCCGCCGCCGGACCCTGGGTCGTCCTGGCGCTGCTGGCCACCCGGCCGCAGACGGCCGCCGCGTACGACTCCGCGGCCGGCGTCGCCGTGCTGGCCTCCGGCGCCGTCTGCACCGTCGTCGCGTACCGGGTGATGCGTCGCATCGGACGGCTCCCCGAGGAGAGGAGGGTGCTGCGATGA